From the Verrucomicrobiota bacterium genome, one window contains:
- a CDS encoding polyphosphate kinase 2 family protein, giving the protein MKKQPVAITRKIRLRDFDPAFAGDRDKAETKEKTTALGQRIGALQELLYANSTHAVLLIFQGMDASGKDGSVRRVLEFVNPAGVETANFKVPSDEERAHDYLWRVHKLVPRYGNIGVFNRSQYEAVLAERVLEIVPRKVWSRRYRQIVEFEKMLVENNVVVLKFYLHISKEEQAERFRERLANPRKYWKFSHADLKTRQRWDDYIKAYEDMINATSHPEARWHIVPADRNWYRDFVIAQTVVDAIQALKLEWPKPKGDWSKIKIV; this is encoded by the coding sequence ATGAAAAAACAACCCGTGGCCATTACCCGCAAGATTCGCCTCAGAGACTTCGATCCCGCATTTGCCGGCGATCGGGACAAAGCTGAAACGAAGGAGAAAACAACCGCGCTGGGACAGCGCATCGGAGCGTTGCAGGAACTCCTTTACGCCAACTCGACCCACGCCGTTCTGCTCATCTTTCAAGGCATGGATGCCAGCGGCAAGGACGGCTCGGTGCGGCGCGTGTTGGAGTTCGTCAATCCCGCCGGAGTCGAAACGGCGAATTTCAAGGTGCCGAGCGATGAGGAACGGGCACACGATTATCTGTGGCGCGTGCATAAGCTGGTGCCGCGCTATGGGAACATCGGAGTGTTCAACCGCTCCCAATACGAGGCCGTGCTCGCGGAACGCGTCCTCGAAATCGTACCCAGGAAGGTTTGGTCACGCCGTTACCGGCAAATCGTCGAGTTTGAAAAGATGTTGGTGGAGAACAACGTGGTCGTGCTCAAGTTTTACCTGCACATCAGCAAAGAGGAACAGGCGGAGCGTTTCCGCGAGCGCCTCGCGAATCCACGCAAATATTGGAAGTTTTCCCATGCCGACCTGAAGACCCGGCAGCGGTGGGATGACTATATCAAAGCTTATGAGGACATGATCAACGCCACGAGCCATCCGGAGGCACGCTGGCATATCGTGCCCGCGGACCGCAACTGGTACCGGGACTTTGTGATTGCTCAAACCGTCGTGGACGCGATCCAAGCCCTCAAACTGGAATGGCCCAAACCGAAAGGGGATTGGTCGAAAATCAAAATCGTTTGA